One Penicillium oxalicum strain HP7-1 chromosome III, whole genome shotgun sequence genomic region harbors:
- a CDS encoding Peroxisomal targeting signal 2 receptor: MLHYRTQGFNGSAVKYSPFFDNRLAVASAANFGLVGNGRLYVLELTPNGIVPVKWFTTQDSLYDLAWSEIHENQVLTASGDGSIKLYDTTADDFPIMNWKEHNREVFSVNWNLVSKDRFCSSSWDGTVRVWTPHRQQSLLTLPTHSCTYSVSFCPHNPELISCVTSDSYIRLFDLRTPASASNHLVAQIPNHGASMPPSIPSQPGLPPTLAQPAEILTHDWNKYRPTVLATAGVDRTIRTFDIRAPQQGPLSIMLGHDYAVKKVAWSPHLSSVLLSASYDMTCRVWDDRSEATAAADADSMRSGPASPVVGSELGRMGRHTEFVTGVDWCMFGNEGWCASVGWDESLYVWDVRAIMS; the protein is encoded by the exons ATGCTCCATTACCGTACACAAGGCTTCAATGGAAGTGCGGTTAAATATTCTCCTTTCTTCGACAATCGCCTGGCCGTCGCAAGCGCGGCCAATTTCGGGCTTGTAGGAAATGGCAGGCTGTATGTTCTGGAGCTGACTCCGAACGGAATTGTGCCTGTCAAATG GTTCACTACCCAGGATTCTCTGTACGACCTTGCCTGGTCTGAAATTCACGAAAACCAAGTCTTGACCGCGTCGGGCGATGGCAGCATCAAGCTCTATGATACGACAGCTGATGATTTTCCAATCATGAATTGGAAGGAACATAACCGGGAAGTGTTCAGTGTGAACTGGAACCTGGTGTCAAAAGACCGATTCTGTTCTAGTAGCTGGGATGGTACAGTACGGGTCTGGACGCCTCATCGACAACAGTCTCTCCTCACACTACCAACACATAGCTGTACCTATTCCGTGTCATTTTGCCCTCATAACCCGGAACTCATTTCATGTGTCACATCAGACTCATATATTCGGCTTTTCGATCTGAGGACGCCAGCTTCGGCGTCTAATCACCTTGTTGCTCAAATACCCAACCACGGCGCGTCAATGCCACCATCAATTCCTAGTCAGCCAGGTCTTCCTCCAACTCTCGCTCAACCCGCTGAGATCCTGACCCATGACTGGAATAAATACCGACCCACGGTCCTTGCGACGGCGGGTGTGGACCGAACAATTCGCACATTTGACATTCGCGCGCCTCAACAAGGACCCTTGTCGATCATGCTTGGTCACGATTACGCCGTGAAAAAGGTCGCTTGGTCGCCACATCTTTCGAGTGTTCTTCTATCGGCCAGTTACGATATGACCTGTCGTGTCTGGGATGATCGATCCGAGGCCACTGCTGCTGCGGATGCTGATTCTATGCGATCAGGGCCAGCTTCCCCAGTTGTCGGGTCGGAGCTTGGAAGAATGGGCCGACACACAGAGTTTGTAACTGGTGTGGATTGGTGCATGTTTGGAAATGAAGGCTGGTGTGCTAGCGTTGGCTGGGACGAAAGTTTGTATGTCTGGGACGTCAGAGCGATCATGTCATAA
- a CDS encoding Coiled-coil domain-containing protein yields MGGKKAAGENSKKAAGNARKAEAAASKKAVEDSKRAAEEEKEWSKGAKGNAKKEDAEAKKAEAARKKAERDALLAAEEASQPSKGKGAGAKTAQKKTRGLDLSQLDDSFSGNKSSALNASGIDNALDALSLTSKDTSKVERHPERRFKAAYAAFEARRLPEIEQENPGLRRQQRIDLCRKEFEKSEENPFNQVHVAVNASKDEIAQIREAERKKTEGRLTK; encoded by the exons ATGGGAGGCAAGAAGGCTGCGGGTGAGAATTCGAAGAAGGCCGCTGGCAACGCTCGC AAGGCCGAAGCTGCTGCATCAAAGAAGGCCGTAGAGGACTCCAAGCGTGctgcggaggaggagaaggaatggTCTAAGGGAGCCAAAGGAAACGCGAAAAA GGAAGACGCCGAAGCCAAGAAAGCTGAAGCTGCTCGCAAAAAGGCCGAACGTGATGCCCTTCTCGCCGCCGAGGAGGCCTCTCAACCTTCGAAGGGCAAGGGTGCTGGTGCAAAGACAGCTCAGAAGAAGACTCGTGGTCTGGATCTTTCACAGCTCGACGATTCTTTCTCGGGCAACAAGAGCAGTGCATTGAACGCCTCTGGTATTGACAACGCTCTTGACGCGCTGTCTCTCACCAGCAAGGATACTTCTAAAGTCGAGCGTCACCCGGAACGTCGGTTCAAGGCCGCATATGCGGCATTCGAGGCTCGTCGCCTACCGGAGATCGAGCAAGAGAACCCCGGTCTCCGTCGGCAACAGCGAATTGATCTCTGCCGCAAGGAATTCGAAAAGAGCGAGGAGAATCCTTTCAATCAAGTGCACGTCGCTGTCAATGCCTCTAAGGACGAGATCGCCCAGATTCGGGAGGCAGAGCGGAAGAAGACTGAGGGTCGTTTGACGAAGTAG